A segment of the Gemmatimonadales bacterium genome:
CTTCGGGCCGTTCGTCGGCGTGCAGATGGGGTGGCTCTCCTACCTCGTTCGTTTGACGGCCACGGCGACCAACGCGAACCTGTTCGTCATTTACCTGGCGGAGTTCGTGCCGGCGGTGAGTCAGCCGGGGGTCGGGACGGCGGTCCTGGTGCTGCTGTTCGGAACGCTTGCTGCGGTCAACTATGTTGGCGTCCGTCAGGGCGCCGTGATGAGCAATGTCCTGATCCTCGCGAAGATCATCCCCCTGGTGCTGTTCGGGGTGATCGGCCTGGCCCTGGTGGCGGGCCGTGGCGCGGTCGAACCGGTTGCTGTCGCCACCCCGACAACGGGCACCTGGATCGAAGTGCTGCTGTTGCTGATCTTCGCGTATGGCGGGTTCGAAGCCTCGCTGGTGCCGCTGGGTGAGGCGAGGAACCCTCGCCGTGATGCACCGTTCGCGCTGCTGATGGCGCTCGGTGCCTGTGCGGTTCTCTATACTTCGGTGCAGCTGGTGACCAGTCTCGCGCTCAGTGATCCAGCTGCGCACAGTCGACCGCTGTCCGCGGCTGCAGGCGCGCTGGTGGGTCCGGCCGGAGCGAGCTTCATGGCGGTCGGCGCGCTGCTCTCGCTGTACGGCTATTTCGCAGCGAGCATGATCAACGTGCCGCGACTGAGCTACGCCATGGCCGACCAGGGCGACATTCCCCGGATCTTTGCCAAGATCGATCCGAAGTACCGCACCCCGGGTGTCTCGATCGTTGCGTATGCGGCCTTCTCGTTGATGCTCGCACTGAGCGGGAGCTTCCTCCAGAACTTGACGCTCTCGGCCGTCTCCCGACTGGCGACCTACGGATTGATCTGTCTCGCCCTGCCGGTGTTCCGGCGGCGCGAAGGGTCGGATCCGGCGGTTGGCGAAGCGTCGTTCCGCCTGCCGGCCGGCGGCCTGTTTGCCGCGCTCGGTGTTGGCGTGACGCTGCTCCTGGCGACCAGGATGACCATGCGGGAGGGGCTGATTCTCTCGGTCGTCGTGGTCCTGGCGACGGCGATCTGGCAGTTGACCCGTCGGACCCGACCGCTGGCCGGCTGAGTCGATCCATGCCCGAGCGGGTCTCGATCGTGATCTGCACCCGCGATCGTGGGGCGGCATTGAGGGCGACGCTCGAGCGGTACGGGGTGCTGGGGCACGATCCGGACTGGGAGCTGATCGTGGTCAACGACGGGTCTCGCGACGGAACCGCCGAGCTGCTGGCCGGCCAGCAACGTCATGACCAGCGGCTCACCGTAGTGACGACCGATGGCGTGGGCCTTGGCGCAGCCCGCAACGCCGGGTGGCGCGCAGCGACCGGGCCGCTGGTGCTGTTTACCGACGACGACTGCTATCCGGATCCCGAGCTGCTCGACGGAATCAGGACGTGCCTTGCAGTACCTGGGGTTCACTTCGTCGGGGGGCGTCTCCTGCCGTACACGCGGGCCGATGCTGCCGTTGCCGTCGTGATGCGTACCAACCGTGTTGCCGTGGCGCCGAGAAGCTTCGTCCCGGCTGGTCTCCTGCCCGGCGCCAATCTGACGGTGCGTCGCTCAGCGCTCGAGGCGGTTGGCGGATTCGATCCGGAGTTTGGGGCCGGTACGCCGTTTCCCGCCGAGGATGTGGAGCTGGTTGCGCGGCTGGCGGCGAATGGCTTTGCCGGGGCGTTTGATCCGGGGCCGGTGGTCTATCACCATCATGATCGCCGGTCGGACCAGGATGTCGACCGCCTGCGTCGACTCTATGACCGCGGGCGGGGCGCCTACTATGCCAAATGTCTGGCTGATCCGCGGTTGCGCTGGACCTACCTGCGGGCCTGGTGCCGACTGACCTGGAAGGGCAGCTGGCGGCGGGCCGGGCGAGAACTGGCTGGCGCGGTGGGGTACTGGACCCGGTCAGGCGGAGGGCGCCGATAACGGATCGGCGCCCTGCTCGAAGCGATCAGCGAACTCCCACCATTCCTCTGACGGCCGCG
Coding sequences within it:
- a CDS encoding APC family permease is translated as MTDSNRTLVRSLGRWTLVGLMLNGILGSGVYGLPSVIAGRVGGAAWWAWVMAAVAIGVIMLCVAEVASRFTGAGGPYLYARTAFGPFVGVQMGWLSYLVRLTATATNANLFVIYLAEFVPAVSQPGVGTAVLVLLFGTLAAVNYVGVRQGAVMSNVLILAKIIPLVLFGVIGLALVAGRGAVEPVAVATPTTGTWIEVLLLLIFAYGGFEASLVPLGEARNPRRDAPFALLMALGACAVLYTSVQLVTSLALSDPAAHSRPLSAAAGALVGPAGASFMAVGALLSLYGYFAASMINVPRLSYAMADQGDIPRIFAKIDPKYRTPGVSIVAYAAFSLMLALSGSFLQNLTLSAVSRLATYGLICLALPVFRRREGSDPAVGEASFRLPAGGLFAALGVGVTLLLATRMTMREGLILSVVVVLATAIWQLTRRTRPLAG
- a CDS encoding glycosyltransferase, whose product is MPERVSIVICTRDRGAALRATLERYGVLGHDPDWELIVVNDGSRDGTAELLAGQQRHDQRLTVVTTDGVGLGAARNAGWRAATGPLVLFTDDDCYPDPELLDGIRTCLAVPGVHFVGGRLLPYTRADAAVAVVMRTNRVAVAPRSFVPAGLLPGANLTVRRSALEAVGGFDPEFGAGTPFPAEDVELVARLAANGFAGAFDPGPVVYHHHDRRSDQDVDRLRRLYDRGRGAYYAKCLADPRLRWTYLRAWCRLTWKGSWRRAGRELAGAVGYWTRSGGGRR